A segment of the Salvia hispanica cultivar TCC Black 2014 unplaced genomic scaffold, UniMelb_Shisp_WGS_1.0 HiC_scaffold_370, whole genome shotgun sequence genome:
AaatcacaataatataatcatatgttattggtctctaaaattataattttttatctaaattatgtcttttttacgAACTAGTACTGCAATTTTGATAGCAAAAACCATGAACTTGTATAGTAATAGTGCAGTGAATTTCCAATGTTATGGAATTTCACCCAAATTTGAGAAAGAATTTTTTGGATAGAAAAAGCGGGCATAGCATGGAAAAAAACTAAGCATAATGAATGTCGTTGTAGACCATATAAGCATAATGTGATAGGTAATCAACAACAAGGTTCTCTTCTATGTTCACATGCCACAACATGACCgagttaaaatcttgaaacatTTTGTTGATTCTCAACACTATGGCTCGACAATTAGTAGAGATTTCTAAGTATCCCTTTTGTCATAGCAACAACCACATGACtattgctttctagtttaaggttttacttttattatttgacaGATCACATGACGTGTCAAGtcacaataatatattcatatgttattggaattttttatctaaattatgtctttgtacGAATTAGCACTACAATTTTAATAGCAAAaatcacaataatataatcatatgttattggtctctaaaattataattttttatctaaattatgtcttttttacgAACTAGTACTGCAATTTTGATAGCAAAAACCATGAACTTGTATAGTGCAATGAATTTCCAATGTTTTGGAATTTCACCCAAATTTGAGAAAGATTTTTTTGGATAGAAAAAACGGGCATAGCATGGAAAAAAACTAAGCATAATGAATGTCGTTGTAGACCATATAAGCATAATGTGATAGGTAATCAACAACAAGGTTCTCTTCTATGTTTACATGCCACAGCATGTCCGAGTTCAAATCTTGAAACATTTTGCTGATTCTCAACACTATGGCTCGACGATTAGTAGAGATCTAAGTATCCCTAGTCATAGCAACAGCCACATAACTATTGCTTTCTACTTCAAAACTTGTACCCCCAATCATCTTAGCCAATTCTAATCCATGAAAAACACACCAAATCTCAGCAAGCAAAAATAGAACAAACCTCGATATTAGCCACAAATCCATGTTTCCAATTACGTGCATCGTCTCTAAACAATCCTTAGTCATATTAAAACTCAAgtaacacacaaaaaaatgtcGCTTAGACCATCAGAAGCGACATCGTTTTCTTATGTTGACGGTTTTATTCAATTACATAATCAAACACTCCacacccaatttaatataggaaaattttcaaactcgTGGAAATTCATTTTGAAGTGTGAGCTTACAATATTAGCGAACGAACTATCTAATTCATAGAAAATATCGAATTCAAatcaaagtttatgatttgAAATAGCACTacctttttattattagactaaagtttcattgatataatttgttattcatttgaaattaaaagtcTCGATAAACTTAGTCAGCATACCTTATTCGACGAGAATTTATGACTCTTAAAATAGACTGAATCACATAAAATCTAGACAACTTAATTATACCCAAATTTGTATTTAACCCtttaccaaaattaaattgtcagtatcaacattattttatttgcttttttttttaccgtttatatataatcattttgtTATAGACCGTTGctctatctctatctctatctctatatCTTTCATTCATGTTGTAGCAGACTTCTCTTCTGCAGTCCTTTTTTAGATCCAATGGATTCTGTAATATGTTTGGATCATCTACCTTCTGTTTATTAtcatttcggatttggatttgttgcGTTATGGAATTTCAAAGAAATATCCGAGATTTTCGCCCTCTTTTTGCTGATTTCCTTCGGCTTCAAATCCttctcttctctctggttTCCAATTGATATTTCTAGGGTTGATAGATCAAAAAAGGTCATTGATCCGAAATTGAAGCGAAAATCAGAGGGGAAGCATGCCTCTGTATCGGAGAGAAGGCGAAATTGCGATTCGGAGGTGTCGGCATTGAGGAAATTGGTGAAGATGGAGCGGCGGAGAGCGGATGCAGCTCTGGCGgaggtggagagagagagggcgGCCTCTGCCACGGCGGCGGAGGAAGCGATGGCGATGATTCAGCGGCTGCAGCGCGAGAAGAACTCGATCGAGATGGCAGCCAATCAGCAGCGCCGATTGTCGGAGGCGAAACACGTCCACGATGAGGAGGTGATTCAGTCGTTGGAGTCGCTGGTGTGGAGTTACGAGGCGGAGCTCGGCTTGCTGCGGCAGCAGCTCGGCGGCGGAGTGGAGGAATCGCTTTTCTGTTTGTCACCttagtttttttaatcatttgtTTTAgtctaatttaaataatttttttttgattggattcctcttgttttatttaaacaatgtgtattgaaattatttttttagggtaactagtataattataaatgGAGATATCTCTTTATAAACTGTGAGGACATTTTTGACGTCGTCTTCTAGGTGTATTTTCATCTGTTTAATGTTATCTCTAGTATTGATAATATTtcatactagtactatttagCAGAGAAATAAATGGGCAAATATCAGTATATTGTAGGAGTACCATTTTTGAACATCTAGGGAtggaattttaaataaatgatttttttttatataaaatttcatccaTTTATCTTACATGCACTAAGAGCATCTTCATCCGtactcttaaataagagcacagAGATAGTCCCGGATCCACTTTTACTCTCTATCCttaggcaagagcacaacacccacatccatgctcttccgcaaggacaagctcaGGGATCTCACCATTCAgctattcaatttaaatacttcaattactaaaaacatttatacaatataaaaatacattaaaatataaataatacataattaaatcataaaaaattaaaattacataattaaaatcctaaaaaataaaaatacataattaaaatcctataaaaaaaaattacataattaaaatcctacaaattaaaaaattgaaaaataaattaaaaatgtgcagaaaacggatataatttattgggaagtgggaaaataattttttttaaaaacgattttttttaattaatttcaatttttttttaaaaaaaaagaaaaaaataaaattgccaAAGGCTATGTTGTTGGCCAATCGCAGCCCACCACGTAAGcttgctcagcggcacggacggacaacGTGCAGTGGCGAACAGCGGCGTCCT
Coding sequences within it:
- the LOC125199071 gene encoding myosin-binding protein 7-like produces the protein MDSVICLDHLPSVYYHFGFGFVALWNFKEISEIFALFLLISFGFKSFSSLWFPIDISRVDRSKKVIDPKLKRKSEGKHASVSERRRNCDSEVSALRKLVKMERRRADAALAEVERERAASATAAEEAMAMIQRLQREKNSIEMAANQQRRLSEAKHVHDEEVIQSLESLVWSYEAELGLLRQQLGGGVEESLFCLSP